One segment of Peromyscus leucopus breed LL Stock chromosome 5, UCI_PerLeu_2.1, whole genome shotgun sequence DNA contains the following:
- the Ogfod1 gene encoding prolyl 3-hydroxylase OGFOD1 isoform X4 produces MDPFLHCVIPNFIQSQDFLEGLQMELLSLDFHEKYNDLYKFQQSDDLKKRKEPHISALRKLMFEDFRDWLSKVSSIDLEPTIDMSCAKYEFTDALLCHDDELEGRRIAFILYLVPSWDRSLGGTLDLYDTDEHFQPKQIVKSLIPSWNKLVFFEVSPVSFHQVSEVLSEETSRLSISGWFHGPSLARPPTYFEPPIPRHPHIPQDHEILYEWINPAYLEMDYQMQIQEEFEERSEILLKEFLKPEKFAKVCEALEKGGVEWNSRGPPNKRFYEKAEESSLPDILKECMGFFRSEALFLLLSNFTGLKLHFLAPSEDDEIEDKGEGEAACAADGTEEGTSQSPSGPEDKQAAMGSPSQESGEQTDLEPQEDEAKKESGVPMCQGELRHWKTGHYTLVHDNSKTEFALDLFLYCGCEGWEPEYGGFTSYIAKGEDEELLIVNPENNSLALVYRDRETLKFVKHINHRSLEQQKTFPNRSGFWDFAFVYYE; encoded by the exons TCTGATGatttgaagaagagaaaagagcctCACATCTCAGCTTTAAG GAAACTTATGTTTGAAGATTTTCGGGACTGGCTTTCTAAGGTTTCCAGCATTGACCTAGAACCAACCATTGACATGTCCTGTGCTAAATACGAGTTCACTG ATGCTCTGCTCTGCCATGACGATGAGCTGGAGGGGCGCAGGATCGCCTTCATTCTGTACCTGGTTCCTTCCTGGGACAGGAGCTTGGGGGGCACCCTGGACCTTTACGACACTGATG AACACTTTCAGCCAAAGCAGATTGTCAAGTCTCTTATCCCTTCGTGGAACAAACTGGTTTTCTTTGAAGTATCTCCGGTATCCTTCCACCAG GTGTCTGAAGTTCTGTCTGAAGAAACATCCCGTTTATCTATAAGTGGCTGGTTTCATGGTCCTTCATTAGCCAGGCCTCCCACCTACTTTGAGCCCCCAATTCCTCGACACCCTCACATCCCACAAGAC CATGAGATTTTATATGAGTGGATCAACCCTGCTTATCTGGAGATGGATTATCAAATGCAAATTCAAGAAGAATTTGAGGAAAGGTCTGAAATTCTCCTGAAGGAGTTTCTTAAG CCTGAGAAATTTGCAAAGGTCTGTGAAGCCTTGGAGAAAGGAGGTGTGGAATGGAATAGCCGTGGTCCCCCCAACAAAAG GTTCTATGAGAAAGCGGAAGAAAGCAGTCTCCCCGATATACTGAAGGAGTGCATGGGCTTCTTCCGCTCCGAGGCACTGTTCTTGCTGCTCTCCAACTTCACCGGCCTGAAACTCCACTTCCTGGCCCCGTCAGAAGATGATGAGATTGAGgacaaaggagagggagaagcagcCTGTGCTGCTGATGGCACTGAAGAAGGGACTAGCCAAAGCCCCTCAGGGCCCGAGGATAAACAGGCAGCTATGGGCAGCCCCAGTCAGGAGAGTGGTGAACAGACAGACCTGGAACCACAGGAAGATGAAGCAAAGAAAG AATCAGGTGTGCCCATGTGCCAGGGGGAGCTGAGGCACTGGAAGACCGGTCACTACACTTTAGTCCACGACAACAGCAAGACTGAATTTGCCTTGGACCTCTTTCTCTACTGTGGCTGTGAAG GCTGGGAGCCAGAGTATGGCGGCTTTACTTCCTACATCGCCAAAGGTGAAGATGAAGAG CTGCTCATAGTGAATCCAGAAAACAATTCTCTGGCATTGGTCTACAGAGATAGAGAAACTCTGAAATTTGTGAAGCACATTAACCACCGAAGCCTAGAGCAACagaaaaccttcccaaacagaaGTGGTTTCTGGGACTTTGCTTTCGTCTATTATGAGTAA